One window of the Eucalyptus grandis isolate ANBG69807.140 chromosome 8, ASM1654582v1, whole genome shotgun sequence genome contains the following:
- the LOC104414669 gene encoding uncharacterized protein LOC104414669 isoform X2 — MDIQRKRVQLLVFVVGIIALSMTAEKCRQLMGEEGSSQSGKFTFLNCFDMGSGTLACSVKEGVKLYFYNIRAAHVERARVLAIETAIVDAMAQGLTSKDAAKQAQKEGAKAAKLATRQAKRIIGPIISSGWDFFEALYYGGTMTEGFLRGSGTLFGAYAGGFLGEQRLGKFGYLVGSHLGSWVGGRIGLMVYDVVNGVHFLLQFVQPQEEEAGVNESPVFKHFEGSEESYETPFEQPF, encoded by the exons ATGGATATCCAGAGGAAGCGAGTCCAGCTTCTGGTCTTCGTCGTCGGCATCATCGCTCTCAGCATGACGG CCGAAAAATGCCGACAGCTAATGGGGGAGGAGGGGTCATCTCAGAGTGGTAAGTTTACATTCTTGAATTGCTTCGACATGGGCTCTGGAACCCTAGCATGTTCGGTGAAGGAGGGAGTGAAGCTCTATTTCTACAACATACGGGCAGCCCATGTCGAAAGGGCTAGGGTCCTCGCGATTGAGACTGCGATTGTCGACGCGATGGCACAAGGGTTAACATCCAAGGATGCAGCCAAGCAGGCACAGAAAGAAGGGGCCAAAGCAGCAAAATTGGCGACTCGGCAGGCCAAACGCATAATAGGACCCATCATATCTTCAGGGTGGGATTTTTTTGAAGCTTTATACTATGGTGGTACAATGACAGAGGGTTTTCTCAGGGGATCCGGGACTCTGTTTGGTGCTTATGCTGGAGGCTTCCTTGGTGAGCAGAGACTTGGGAAGTTCGGATATCTAGTGGGAAGCCATCTGGGAAGTTGGGTTGGAGGTAGGATTGGGCTTATGGTGTATGATGTCGTCAATGGAGTGCATTTTCTGCTTCAGTTTGTTCAGCCTCAAGAAGAGGAAGCAGGGGTTAATGAATCCCCAGttttcaaacattttgaagGTTCTGAAGAGTCTTATGAGACTCCTTTTG
- the LOC104414669 gene encoding uncharacterized protein LOC104414669 isoform X1, with protein MDIQRKRVQLLVFVVGIIALSMTAEKCRQLMGEEGSSQSGKFTFLNCFDMGSGTLACSVKEGVKLYFYNIRAAHVERARVLAIETAIVDAMAQGLTSKDAAKQAQKEGAKAAKLATRQAKRIIGPIISSGWDFFEALYYGGTMTEGFLRGSGTLFGAYAGGFLGEQRLGKFGYLVGSHLGSWVGGRIGLMVYDVVNGVHFLLQFVQPQEEEAGVNESPVFKHFEGSEESYETPFGKSSDASEDYVAHESTTYSEAYSEASENDDAHDSTTYSESYEEL; from the exons ATGGATATCCAGAGGAAGCGAGTCCAGCTTCTGGTCTTCGTCGTCGGCATCATCGCTCTCAGCATGACGG CCGAAAAATGCCGACAGCTAATGGGGGAGGAGGGGTCATCTCAGAGTGGTAAGTTTACATTCTTGAATTGCTTCGACATGGGCTCTGGAACCCTAGCATGTTCGGTGAAGGAGGGAGTGAAGCTCTATTTCTACAACATACGGGCAGCCCATGTCGAAAGGGCTAGGGTCCTCGCGATTGAGACTGCGATTGTCGACGCGATGGCACAAGGGTTAACATCCAAGGATGCAGCCAAGCAGGCACAGAAAGAAGGGGCCAAAGCAGCAAAATTGGCGACTCGGCAGGCCAAACGCATAATAGGACCCATCATATCTTCAGGGTGGGATTTTTTTGAAGCTTTATACTATGGTGGTACAATGACAGAGGGTTTTCTCAGGGGATCCGGGACTCTGTTTGGTGCTTATGCTGGAGGCTTCCTTGGTGAGCAGAGACTTGGGAAGTTCGGATATCTAGTGGGAAGCCATCTGGGAAGTTGGGTTGGAGGTAGGATTGGGCTTATGGTGTATGATGTCGTCAATGGAGTGCATTTTCTGCTTCAGTTTGTTCAGCCTCAAGAAGAGGAAGCAGGGGTTAATGAATCCCCAGttttcaaacattttgaagGTTCTGAAGAGTCTTATGAGACTCCTTTTGGTAAGAGCTCTGACGCTTCTGAAGATTATGTTGCTCATGAGTCAACTACTTACTCCGAGGCTTACTCTGAGGCTTCTGAAAATGATGATGCTCACGATTCAACAACTTACTCCGAATCATACGAAGAGTTATAA